One window of Rasiella rasia genomic DNA carries:
- a CDS encoding proline dehydrogenase family protein — MSTNTIFNNTEIAFKLKTDSELERAYFLFKMIANEPLVRIGTAATKFALNLHLPVEGLIRSTVFDHFCGGVNEDDCLPNVDALYEANVYSVLDYSVEGKAEQTQFDATLEKVIKLTKFAEHKKAMPFSVFKPTGFGRFKIWEKVSAKAKLTEEEEQEWLRVQKRYDDVCKVAHDCSISLLIDGEESWIQDAADDLCETMMERYNKDTAVVYNTLQCYRWDRLDYLKAIHKRAKAKGYKLGFKVVRGAYMEKENDRAEEMGYASPICQNKQATDDCFNAVTKYILDNLDDISLFLGTHNEASSYLAMEIIAAKGLLINDSRIWFGQLYGMSDHISYNLAEAGFNVAKYIPFGPVKDVMPYLIRRAEENTSVAGQTSRELTLLKREKERRKI, encoded by the coding sequence ATGAGTACAAATACAATTTTTAATAATACGGAAATTGCCTTTAAACTTAAAACAGATTCTGAATTAGAACGGGCGTATTTCTTGTTTAAAATGATTGCGAACGAACCCTTGGTAAGAATTGGAACAGCCGCAACAAAATTTGCATTGAATTTACATTTACCTGTTGAGGGATTAATAAGATCTACAGTATTTGACCATTTTTGTGGTGGAGTAAACGAAGATGATTGTTTGCCTAACGTAGATGCACTCTATGAAGCAAATGTGTATTCTGTTCTAGATTACTCGGTTGAAGGTAAGGCAGAGCAAACGCAATTCGATGCCACGCTAGAAAAAGTAATTAAGCTTACCAAGTTTGCCGAACATAAAAAAGCAATGCCATTCTCAGTTTTTAAGCCAACAGGATTTGGACGATTTAAGATTTGGGAGAAAGTTTCAGCAAAAGCAAAGCTCACAGAAGAAGAAGAGCAAGAGTGGTTGCGAGTTCAAAAACGTTATGATGATGTCTGTAAGGTAGCACATGATTGTTCGATCTCGTTGCTTATAGATGGAGAAGAATCTTGGATACAAGATGCTGCAGACGATCTGTGTGAGACAATGATGGAGCGATATAATAAAGATACCGCTGTAGTCTACAATACGCTACAATGCTACCGCTGGGATCGATTAGACTATTTAAAAGCAATCCATAAACGTGCAAAGGCAAAAGGATATAAGCTAGGCTTCAAAGTGGTGCGTGGGGCGTATATGGAAAAAGAAAATGATAGGGCAGAAGAGATGGGCTATGCATCGCCAATATGTCAAAATAAGCAAGCTACAGACGACTGTTTTAATGCTGTCACTAAATATATCTTGGATAATTTAGATGATATTTCCTTGTTTTTAGGAACTCACAACGAAGCCAGTAGTTATTTGGCGATGGAAATAATCGCAGCAAAGGGATTGTTAATTAACGATTCAAGAATTTGGTTTGGGCAATTATATGGAATGAGCGATCATATTAGTTACAACCTTGCCGAAGCTGGATTTAATGTTGCTAAATACATTCCTTTTGGCCCCGTTAAAGATGTGATGCCGTATTTAATTCGTAGAGCTGAAGAGAATACTTCTGTGGCTGGGCAGACGAGTAGAGAGCTCACCTTGCTAAAGCGTGAGAAAGAGCGGAGAAAGATTTAG
- a CDS encoding alanine dehydrogenase → MHQPSSPFTKAQLLPQEEKLEIVKQKGALFIGLPKETYFQEKRICLTPDAVGALVAHGHRVLVESEAGIESGFTDKDYSEAGAAITKDTAKVFSCPIVLKIEPPSQEELELMKPKTVLISALQLKTRQTAYFKTLAKKKITALGFEFIKDEDHSYPVVKALSEIAGTASVLIAAELMVNAKKGNGLLFGNISGVPPIEVVVIGAGTVGEFAVRSALGLGASVKVFDSSLTKLRNLQVNVGRPLFTSTIQPKNLMKSLRRCDVAIGAVRGKNRSPILVTKSMVENMKKGAVIIDVSVDMGGCFETTEVTSHDNPTHISNGVIHYGVPNIPARYPKTASISISNIFTPYLLDIADNGGIENTIRFDSGLRNGLYFYRGILTNKSVADWFDMSYSDINLLIY, encoded by the coding sequence ATGCATCAGCCTTCTTCCCCATTTACGAAAGCACAATTACTTCCGCAGGAAGAAAAGCTTGAGATAGTAAAACAAAAAGGGGCCCTGTTTATTGGGCTTCCCAAAGAAACTTACTTTCAAGAAAAGCGGATATGCCTTACTCCAGACGCCGTTGGAGCTTTAGTTGCACATGGGCATAGAGTTCTAGTTGAAAGCGAAGCCGGAATTGAATCTGGTTTTACAGATAAAGATTATAGCGAAGCAGGTGCCGCCATTACAAAAGATACTGCGAAGGTTTTTAGCTGCCCCATAGTACTGAAAATAGAACCACCAAGTCAAGAAGAGCTTGAGTTAATGAAGCCTAAAACAGTGCTAATTTCGGCTTTACAACTAAAAACACGTCAGACTGCATATTTTAAAACACTTGCTAAGAAAAAAATCACCGCATTAGGCTTTGAATTTATCAAAGATGAAGATCATAGCTACCCCGTTGTAAAAGCACTTAGCGAAATAGCTGGAACTGCGTCTGTTCTAATTGCTGCAGAATTAATGGTGAATGCAAAAAAGGGTAACGGACTTCTCTTCGGAAATATTAGTGGAGTTCCCCCTATTGAAGTTGTGGTTATTGGTGCTGGTACCGTAGGAGAATTTGCTGTGCGCTCTGCACTTGGATTAGGCGCTAGTGTGAAAGTCTTTGACAGCTCGTTAACCAAACTACGAAATTTGCAAGTAAACGTTGGCAGACCTCTTTTTACGTCTACGATTCAACCTAAAAACCTTATGAAATCTTTGAGACGGTGCGATGTGGCTATTGGCGCTGTAAGAGGTAAAAATAGATCTCCCATCCTTGTAACGAAATCCATGGTAGAAAACATGAAAAAAGGAGCTGTTATCATAGATGTTAGCGTAGATATGGGAGGTTGTTTTGAAACTACAGAAGTTACTTCTCACGACAATCCTACACACATTAGCAATGGTGTTATTCATTACGGAGTGCCTAATATTCCTGCGCGATACCCAAAAACTGCATCTATTTCAATAAGTAACATATTTACACCCTACTTACTAGATATTGCCGATAATGGCGGTATAGAAAATACAATACGATTTGATAGTGGTTTACGGAATGGTTTGTATTTTTACCGTGGCATTTTAACCAACAAGTCTGTTGCAGATTGGTTTGATATGTCATATAGTGACATCAACTTACTAATTTATTAA
- the aroB gene encoding 3-dehydroquinate synthase, which yields MEKIEKARGSVYCGIDVWKLLNEHISALSPSKIIILTDSNTQKHCLPILLKHINTPIAISSISIPAGEEHKTIATCNYVWEELSNKGADRKSVLINLGGGVVTDLGGFVACTYKRGIEFINIPTSLLAMVDASVGGKNGVDLGHVKNQIGIIKNPYSVYVSVAFLETLPSAHLISGYAEMLKHGLIASETYWQAIKAIDFQNAKTTEEFIWTSIEIKNKVVTEDPTELGIRKTLNYGHTLGHAIESYCLDKSDKQTLLHGEAVAIGLILANYISFHLVNFPKKKLETTTSTILSYFPKQSFSEKDIENIIELLKYDKKNVDGNVNFVLLRDFNNYVIDQKVSNDLIYSAFEYYKNFKN from the coding sequence ATGGAAAAGATTGAAAAAGCGAGAGGTTCTGTATACTGCGGAATTGATGTATGGAAGCTTCTAAATGAACACATTAGTGCCCTTTCGCCATCTAAAATAATTATACTTACAGATTCAAACACACAAAAACACTGTCTTCCTATACTTTTAAAACATATAAATACGCCAATAGCCATTTCGTCTATTTCAATACCAGCCGGAGAAGAACATAAGACTATAGCTACCTGTAATTATGTTTGGGAGGAACTTAGTAACAAAGGCGCCGATAGAAAAAGCGTACTTATTAATCTTGGAGGTGGCGTTGTTACAGATCTCGGCGGATTTGTAGCATGTACTTATAAGAGAGGGATTGAATTTATAAACATCCCTACCTCTCTTCTGGCTATGGTAGATGCTTCTGTTGGAGGTAAAAATGGAGTAGATTTAGGACATGTTAAGAATCAGATTGGAATTATTAAAAATCCGTATTCAGTCTATGTTTCAGTAGCCTTTTTAGAAACATTACCTTCTGCTCACCTAATTTCTGGTTATGCTGAAATGCTAAAACATGGCCTTATTGCTTCAGAGACATATTGGCAAGCTATAAAAGCAATAGATTTTCAGAATGCCAAAACTACCGAAGAATTTATTTGGACTTCCATTGAAATAAAAAATAAAGTAGTTACTGAAGACCCAACTGAACTTGGTATTAGAAAAACACTAAATTATGGTCATACACTAGGACATGCAATCGAATCGTATTGTCTAGACAAAAGTGATAAACAAACGCTACTACACGGAGAAGCTGTTGCTATCGGACTTATTCTGGCTAATTATATATCGTTTCATCTCGTAAATTTTCCGAAGAAAAAACTTGAAACCACCACAAGTACAATTCTAAGCTATTTTCCGAAGCAATCGTTTTCAGAAAAGGATATTGAAAATATCATCGAGCTATTAAAGTATGACAAGAAAAATGTAGATGGAAACGTTAATTTTGTCTTATTACGAGACTTTAACAACTACGTTATTGATCAAAAAGTTAGTAATGATCTTATATATAGCGCTTTTGAATATTATAAAAATTTTAAAAATTAA
- a CDS encoding RDD family protein, protein MKNTQQKRIFAFIIDATIVGITSRMFENLFSSLIASKAYNVFDFEVTVSISSALLFYAVYFFSFDLTKKGVTVGKHLTKIEVTSEQSIKLTKLCLLKRTCIKLIGVIFLPISALVFLLTDGKTLHDYIVKTFTIEKKNS, encoded by the coding sequence ATGAAAAATACACAACAAAAAAGAATTTTTGCTTTTATCATAGATGCAACCATAGTTGGAATTACATCTCGAATGTTTGAAAATTTATTTTCATCATTAATTGCTAGTAAAGCCTATAATGTATTCGACTTTGAGGTCACGGTGTCAATTAGCAGTGCCCTGCTCTTTTATGCTGTGTATTTTTTTTCCTTTGATCTAACCAAAAAAGGAGTTACCGTTGGTAAGCATCTTACAAAAATTGAAGTTACAAGTGAACAGTCAATTAAACTAACCAAGTTGTGTTTATTAAAACGCACTTGCATTAAGTTAATCGGAGTAATATTTCTACCAATATCAGCATTAGTATTCTTGCTAACAGATGGCAAAACGCTTCACGATTACATTGTAAAAACATTCACGATAGAAAAAAAAAATAGCTAA
- a CDS encoding type 1 glutamine amidotransferase domain-containing protein — translation MKKRIAILATNGFEESELKSPKEAMEKEGFSVDIVSENQGTIKSWSDGNWSTEYTVDKTIDNVIAKDYNALVLPGGVINPDKLRRNEDALLFVRDFFSQKKPVAAICHAPWTLISADVVKGRKMTSFASIKDDLVNAGANWVDEEVVVDEGFVTSRNPNDLPAFNAKLIEEIKEGKHEEQHA, via the coding sequence ATGAAAAAGAGAATAGCAATTTTAGCCACAAATGGTTTTGAAGAAAGTGAATTAAAATCACCCAAAGAAGCCATGGAAAAAGAAGGCTTTTCGGTGGATATTGTAAGTGAAAATCAAGGAACTATTAAATCGTGGAGTGATGGTAACTGGTCTACCGAATACACTGTAGATAAAACCATTGATAATGTTATTGCCAAAGATTACAATGCATTGGTCTTACCAGGAGGAGTAATAAATCCTGACAAGTTAAGACGTAATGAAGATGCGTTATTATTTGTTCGCGACTTTTTTAGTCAGAAAAAGCCTGTTGCCGCTATTTGTCATGCACCGTGGACTTTAATTTCTGCAGATGTAGTTAAAGGGAGAAAGATGACATCTTTTGCCTCTATAAAAGACGACTTGGTGAATGCTGGGGCAAATTGGGTAGATGAAGAAGTAGTAGTAGATGAAGGATTTGTTACAAGTAGAAACCCAAACGACTTACCTGCTTTTAATGCAAAGCTTATCGAAGAGATTAAAGAAGGTAAGCACGAAGAGCAACACGCATAA